One genomic window of Sporosarcina ureae includes the following:
- a CDS encoding CaiB/BaiF CoA-transferase family protein, producing MGNDCTHYLLKDLRILDVTNGPSGSYASKLFASSGAAVTKIVSTVYYPNLFRDDNKYLLYYSNPSKKDAAIRSLLSEQKWDLIIKDSHSCGQQLSSQAIQILNQKEDLVCITIQFPEEVDVDEEQSLQAIAGWRTSTGDPEKEPLTIGGYPAAYLVGAHAATAGLFALLERNWTDKGREVYIDALIIAVSALEGAYSKFKAAQIVHHRVGNRHRYMAPMAIFPTIDGNAFIGAPVDEQWDLFTRWMGVENKSHWNTNDGRLNHYEEIESLILGWSKKMTKEELFETGQAFRMPFGKVQTFEELDDCPQLQHRQLISHKNGGKYILPPFKISKHQLNSSTSYSKPPVESWNKLRIIDLTSMWSGPYCSRLLADQGAEVIKVEAPHRPDGIRANQDNQAPFFRELNRNKKGVTLDLRKESDQEILMDLIESSDVLIENYSPRVMKNFGLTSEVLRQRNEQLIIISLSAFGQTGPYRDFVGYGPTLEAMSGIASLTFYQDETPWLPGFSISDIGAGIHGAFALGATLFSRSIYGAGFTIDVSQYETAIQFIGDRIIEGNKSQPPDKKVFEQSIADLVRNLRLDFYIGIKGEPTLGMPWKSEGWERHSKLAAPLLGEHNDEIKKRKKGDRYEILYY from the coding sequence ATGGGGAATGACTGTACACATTATTTGTTGAAAGATTTAAGGATTTTAGATGTAACAAATGGCCCTTCCGGAAGTTATGCAAGTAAACTATTCGCTTCAAGTGGGGCAGCCGTTACAAAAATAGTGAGTACAGTCTATTATCCGAATCTTTTTAGAGATGATAATAAATATTTACTTTATTATTCCAATCCATCTAAAAAAGATGCCGCTATTCGTTCCCTTCTTTCTGAACAAAAATGGGATTTAATTATAAAAGATAGCCACTCATGTGGACAGCAGCTCAGTTCGCAAGCGATCCAAATTTTGAATCAAAAAGAAGATCTTGTTTGTATAACGATTCAATTTCCCGAAGAAGTAGATGTTGACGAAGAACAATCACTTCAAGCGATAGCTGGGTGGAGAACTTCCACAGGAGATCCCGAAAAGGAGCCCCTAACGATTGGGGGCTATCCAGCTGCTTATTTAGTTGGAGCCCATGCAGCCACAGCTGGCCTGTTTGCGTTATTAGAAAGAAATTGGACGGATAAGGGTAGGGAAGTTTATATAGACGCATTGATAATCGCGGTTAGTGCTTTAGAGGGTGCTTATTCAAAATTTAAAGCAGCGCAAATAGTTCACCATAGAGTAGGAAATCGCCACCGGTATATGGCGCCAATGGCTATCTTTCCAACCATTGATGGAAATGCTTTTATTGGAGCGCCTGTAGATGAGCAATGGGATTTATTCACACGATGGATGGGAGTGGAAAATAAGTCCCATTGGAATACAAATGATGGTCGTTTAAATCACTATGAAGAAATAGAAAGTTTGATATTGGGTTGGTCCAAAAAAATGACAAAGGAAGAACTGTTTGAAACTGGTCAAGCGTTTAGAATGCCTTTTGGGAAAGTGCAAACTTTTGAAGAATTAGATGACTGTCCTCAATTACAACATAGACAACTTATATCCCATAAAAATGGGGGGAAGTACATTCTACCTCCTTTTAAAATTTCGAAGCACCAATTAAACAGTTCAACTTCATATTCAAAACCACCAGTTGAATCTTGGAATAAACTTCGCATTATCGACTTAACTAGTATGTGGTCTGGTCCTTACTGTTCTCGACTATTAGCTGATCAAGGTGCAGAAGTTATTAAAGTGGAGGCTCCCCATCGTCCAGACGGCATTCGTGCGAATCAAGATAATCAAGCTCCTTTTTTTAGGGAACTAAATCGTAATAAAAAAGGAGTTACACTTGATTTACGAAAGGAATCAGATCAAGAAATATTAATGGATTTGATTGAATCAAGCGATGTACTCATTGAAAACTATAGTCCGCGTGTAATGAAGAACTTCGGATTGACGTCAGAAGTTTTACGACAGAGAAATGAACAACTCATCATTATCTCACTTTCTGCATTTGGCCAGACAGGACCCTACAGGGATTTCGTGGGATACGGACCAACTTTGGAAGCGATGTCTGGCATTGCTTCCCTTACATTTTATCAAGATGAAACTCCGTGGCTTCCTGGATTTTCGATTAGTGATATTGGAGCTGGGATACACGGCGCTTTTGCTTTAGGGGCTACTTTATTCTCTAGAAGCATATATGGAGCAGGGTTTACCATTGACGTATCACAATATGAAACAGCCATTCAATTTATAGGAGACCGTATAATAGAAGGGAATAAGTCACAGCCACCAGATAAAAAAGTTTTTGAACAATCAATAGCCGATTTAGTGAGAAATCTAAGATTAGACTTCTACATTGGCATAAAAGGGGAACCAACACTAGGAATGCCGTGGAAAAGTGAAGGCTGGGAGAGACATTCTAAATTGGCAGCACCACTGCTCGGTGAACATAATGATGAAATAAAAAAAAGAAAAAAGGGTGACCGCTATGAAATATTGTATTATTGA
- a CDS encoding desulfoferrodoxin produces the protein MANQLGKRFECKVCGGEILCTKSGEGAVQCCEQEMQIKQPVSLPTAD, from the coding sequence ATGGCCAATCAACTAGGAAAAAGATTTGAATGTAAAGTATGTGGTGGGGAAATATTATGTACAAAATCAGGTGAAGGAGCGGTTCAATGTTGCGAGCAAGAAATGCAAATAAAACAACCAGTTTCATTACCGACAGCTGATTAA